DNA sequence from the Malus domestica chromosome 06, GDT2T_hap1 genome:
aaagaaatgaatttcaaattatgacataatttatacctgctgcatgcaaatcgtggtataatgttttatacaatCGGTCTTcgattatctttatgacccaccttgcaccatgttttcttttcaattcatcattcactacacgcatcaactcatatactgcccccatagtaggatacacttctgtgtcaacgatccgtaaaactttgtaaagaggttcaaacacttggcacacatgttctgattgagtccaaaaagcatgatcaagcactatactttcttcttaagtaggctgtctaatgcaatatagttggtggcgaatcgagtggtagctggacgaataatttctcctttgcaaaattcacgcatctttgccaacaaccaaccgtgattgtaaatataatttgtgatcgttctagctctttttaccacagtagcaacattctctctcttccccattgcctcaaacatgagatcaatacaatgtgctgcacatgatgtccaaaacacattatgatgcttcattaacttttttccagctttgacaaatgcagaaccgttgtcggtcacgacttggacaacattatgctctcccacctccatgattacatccctcaataatttgtaaatatacttgtagttttttatatggtctgaagcattaacagacttcaaaaaaattgtctttcccttggagtataccatgaagtttatgatagacaatctggtcgggtcagtccatccgtcacacatgattgtgcaaccattagtttcccaatttgacctcaacttgttaacatactcgccaatgtcctTATACtgcatatccaaatatttgtttcttatctcataagGAGTGGGaagttgtactccaacaccggcctgttgacatcccactaccatatttttgaaatgatgtgatgatgccttcgcagcagggacattttcatagataaagaacttgctaattagacgccccattccttccttcacattacctccagtgaaataactccaaacactcttttgacgtgctttggatgacttatataaacttggggctattagtggtgttggttatgattctctaagactgcctccccgtctcatttgtgtaccaccacttgtcccagaaccttgtgctctattaggaattttatgaaggtgttctctttcccatgctgactgtttggaggcacgtaatgcttgtttcaaactgcgtcgttcttcaggtcccatgtcatcatcacattcgtcctcatcgtcatcatcatcactgtcaaccgcttggccaatgacttctcctcgtagcccagctcgaatattttccattccatgtgttatcttttccttctgctgttttttattttttaataatgtgctgatgaatgccttcacttctggggggacattatcgcatcgttggacattttttgctggatctaatccactaagatgatacttaagtcgtgtcactccgccactcttcattacccggccacaatatttgcaaattgtgccatgtttgtttccgtctattgggtctccatgttcccaagctggatcacgtttagtagctccactggacatcttaaacgtacctacatttatttttcatgaaaattagacaaatattttttggccaaaaaatatagtagtgatgacggttatataagagaacctaaataataaagttattgtacagaagaattaaatacgaagtaaagaaaatgattgtaaaaatttaagtaattaaaaaaataatatggaataataaaacctaatattaatgaataataatccaatttgataaaaaaataatcctaatataaaacatagtgatgaataataatccaatttaataataatccaatttaatgaatagtccaatttgataataagccaatttaatgaataataatccaatttgataataatctaatttaatgaataataatccaatttgataataaaaaaaacctaatattaatgaataataatccaatttgataaaaaaataatcctaatataaaacatagtgatgaataataatccaatttgataataatccaattcaataataatccaatttaatgaatagtccaatttgataataagccaatttaatgaataatccaatttaatgaataataatccaatttgataataatctaatttaatgaataataatccaatttgataataaaaaaaacctaatattaatgaataataatccaatttgataaaaaaataatcctaatataaaacatagtgatgaataataatccaatttaatgaataataatccaattcaataataatccaatttaatgaatagtccaatttgataataagccaatttaatgaataatccaatttaatgaataataatccaatttgataataatctaatttaatgaataataatccaatttgataataaaaaaaacctaacattaatgaataataatccaatttgataataaaacctaatattaataaagtaataaataacattaaacatattaaaattatcctagggaataattatacaacattacttaattacttaaaaaaattaacatgtaattgttaacattacttaattacttacaaaaattaacatgcaagtattaattacttaaaaaaattaacaaacgagtccatacaaatttatttgttgttgtataaattacaataatataaatataagtttgtaaacttaccttaaatatggaaccctttgtgttcaagctttggaatggatctggaatggctttgaaaatggtaagggaagaagaaggaacgaaaatgctctgaatgcctctgatactccacctctgatAAGGTGAAAGAATATAAGTATATAACAGACAGTGGCACATGGTTTtgcatgtgaaagaatatcatAGACTTACAGTGGCACACGGTTTCATTATTAAAGCACTATTATTTGTTGTCCATGGTTTGAAATTGTAAAAAGTGATTGTAAAATCAGTTTGGTGAGTCAGATGAGATGacccaaccacacacacacacacagacatgccatcacacacacacacaaacctcACACGCAtacgtctctctctctcgaatctcaatccttctctcttcttctttgagctctcttctcccccttctccattctcccacacacacagatctctcactctcttgatccttctcccacacacacgcacagagacccaaggtctctcgatccttctcctacacacacgcacacagaccCACATCGCCTTCTGCTCCTCAGTCCGACAATCTCGAATCCCTCTTCCTTTTCAGAAACTAGCTTTCTGGGTCAATTCCGCCTGAGCTCAGCAACATCGGAGCTCTCCAAAGCTTGGATCTTTCCGACAATCTGATTTCTGGGTAGATCCCAGAAACCTTTTCGGAGCTGAAAAACCTTAGCCTCCTCAGTCTTTTCTACAACGAGATGAGCGGCGAAGTTTCCGACGGAATTGCAGAGCTTCTGTCTTTGGAGACGCTGCTTTTGTGGAACAATTTATTCTCCGGCAACCTTCCCCGGAGCTTGGGGAGGAACTTGAAGCTCGGATGGGTGGACGTATCCACAAACAACTTCAACGGCAGCGTTCCGCCGGATATCTGTGCGAATGGTCAGCTCCTTAAGCTGATGCTGTTTTCGAACAATTTCTCCGACGATCTCTCCACTTCTCTGTCAAACTGTTCGTCTCTGGTTCGTCTTCGACCCGAAGATAACAAGTTTTCAAGTGAGATTCCATTGAAATTCAGCACTCTTACATGCGTGAAATTTAAaccttatatgtgaaatttaagtTCGAAAtcatgtttttgcaaggtttttgggacgaaatcggctcgggaataggcacaccatCTCCGGCGAGGCCGTGGGTGGTCGACGAACTTTCCGATTGCACAGTTCAAaaaatatctcgatattttgacgaaaaccattTCGATACCTATTTAAATATCCATTGCGCGAAAAACCAATAAtatcggcattttcttccatgacTACGACTATCAATACCGAATTTCCAAagacaaaagaaggaacataaACAGAGTGACCAAGAAGAACAGGGGACACAGACAGAAGCGGAAGCCAACGCGTAATCGAGaccaaaactaaaccaaaagaacaaaaactGACAAAACAAACTGATACCATACAAGAGCAGATTGGATCCAAAGGATAGAATCCGctttgataccaagttgaatatcagagtgcgcaacgaacgagattaacaataaaataagaatattattaaacaaccgagaatgccggaacggctacaaaaccttacgagactacattgtgaataacttgatcctcaaactaaattacaagctctatttatagagcaataaacctaagaaaccctaatgcttaaataccaaaaatacccaactacaaaatcaaatcaaatctctaattaatttcctaaataaaccaaATAAATTTCAACAGTCTAATATCTTCTAATCCCTCAAATGAAAACCACTCACCTCTACAGACCTCGACTTTAATGAGTTATCAAATCCAATCTTAGACACCAATCAGTCCTAACAACAGAAGATTAGTATAACTTCACAGAAAACAACTACACCAGCAAATCAATATATCTTCACAAATCAAAagcagatatatatatatatatatatatatatatatatataataactaTCAACATAAAAACAAGAGAGTAGAGTACAGAATTAGAAGCCTTTGGTTTCCATCAGAAACACAAAAGATGCCCCAAATTTAAGATAGAAGAAAATGCTTAAACACAATTTCGACACGAAAACAGAGATCTTTGCATCTCTTGTTCttcaccattcagctacaaatTGGGCAAAGCACCAGCCCATTCTCATTACACTCAGGACACCTCGTCACCACCGTCGTCCCCTGCCGCTGCCCCGCCACATCATCATTCACCATCAGCACCATCTTTGAACTCCCATTGCACTGGAAGCAGGGCAAGAACCTTGCCTCCCCACACCCTTCACACACAGACCCAGCTTTTTTCTTTGGACACCCAGCAAGAATCTCACCCAGCAAACCCTCCTCCAAAATCTTCAGCACCTCCTCAGAGCCGCCTATATATCTCCCCTTCACAAACACCCGCGGCGGCACCGCCGCCTCCTTCCCTTTCCCCTTCATCAAGTCGCTCAACTCTTCTCTGAACCCGCGATCCATCGACACGTCACGCTCGACAATCATCACCCCGAGGCCTTCTATCTCTGCCCGGACGGCGTTGCACTCCTCAAAAGTCCGCCGCACTCCTCGCAGCGTCGTCGTGTAGACAACCACTTTGTTTTCTCCGCCCGGCGGGCATATTTTCTCGAACCGGTCAAGTGGGTCCTTCTTGTTGTTCACCCGGAAGACGCTTTCGTACGGAGATTTGAGAATTGTGCGATTCGGGTTGGAGTTTTCTTTATCGGGGGTTTTTGGGTCTAAGAAAACGAAGGGTTTGGGCGGCGGAAGCGGCGAGAATCTGAAGCTATCGGCGTCAAGCCCGTCCATAAGCTCCCATGAGTTAATGACTTCCGGGTCGGAAGGCAGCGGTCTCGGGTCGGACAAGAGCGACTTGGGTTCGGAATCGAGCGACTTGGGCTGGGACAAGGGGCTCGGGAAAATGGACCCGAGAGTGAATCGAGAAGGGGGTGTCGACGGAGTGGTGGGCGCAGGCGGCGGCGGGTCGAGAGTGAGGAGGCCGTAGGTGGAGGAAGTCAGCGAGACGATGTGGTGGCTCAGCGCGGAGCTGCCGAGTTGGGAGAACTCGTCGTTGTGGTTGAAGAGATTAGAAGAAGCACAACCCATGTTCTCGTTTCCGGAATTGCGAGCTTCGATTGCGAACTGTGAAGTGGCGGAGGGGTGAGACTTTTTTTGGAGTCgaatttaatgtttttttttctaaatttggAAGGAATTGAAGAAcctttttatataattttgaaATGTGGATTCTGTAGCACATGAGATTTGAGCgctaaaatttgattcaaataaaTTGTGCGTGTGGGTGTTACGAAGACGAAGAGC
Encoded proteins:
- the LOC103409626 gene encoding uncharacterized protein At5g39865-like; amino-acid sequence: MGCASSNLFNHNDEFSQLGSSALSHHIVSLTSSTYGLLTLDPPPPAPTTPSTPPSRFTLGSIFPSPLSQPKSLDSEPKSLLSDPRPLPSDPEVINSWELMDGLDADSFRFSPLPPPKPFVFLDPKTPDKENSNPNRTILKSPYESVFRVNNKKDPLDRFEKICPPGGENKVVVYTTTLRGVRRTFEECNAVRAEIEGLGVMIVERDVSMDRGFREELSDLMKGKGKEAAVPPRVFVKGRYIGGSEEVLKILEEGLLGEILAGCPKKKAGSVCEGCGEARFLPCFQCNGSSKMVLMVNDDVAGQRQGTTVVTRCPECNENGLVLCPICS